The proteins below come from a single Asanoa ferruginea genomic window:
- a CDS encoding 2-phosphosulfolactate phosphatase, whose product MEAWLQRGFGVRFDWGIEGARRLAPGSACAVVVDVLSFTTSVSVLVDAGTRVHPRAWHDTGVEGDIPVAVGRRATTAERPWSLSPAALRRAPRTPELVLPSPNGSAIAAAIQDHCGLVAGSLRNAAAVGGWLREAGVGTPDRPLTVIAAGERWPDDTLRPALEDLLGAGAVIHALGAAALSPEAATAARAFESCPDVLATIMDSVSGRELIASGFPDDVAIALELDASHAVPVLRDGAFSAAARGSGVD is encoded by the coding sequence ATGGAGGCGTGGCTACAACGTGGATTCGGCGTGCGCTTCGACTGGGGAATCGAGGGGGCGCGGAGGCTGGCGCCGGGTAGCGCGTGCGCCGTCGTCGTCGACGTGCTCTCGTTCACGACCTCGGTTTCGGTGCTCGTCGACGCCGGCACGCGGGTGCACCCGCGTGCCTGGCACGATACGGGTGTGGAGGGCGACATTCCGGTCGCGGTCGGGCGCCGGGCGACGACCGCCGAGCGGCCCTGGTCACTTTCGCCGGCCGCGTTACGCCGCGCGCCGCGTACACCGGAATTGGTTCTTCCTTCGCCCAACGGCTCGGCCATCGCGGCCGCGATCCAGGATCACTGCGGGCTCGTCGCCGGCAGCCTCCGCAACGCCGCGGCGGTCGGTGGGTGGTTGCGAGAAGCAGGAGTGGGTACGCCCGACCGTCCGCTCACCGTCATCGCGGCGGGGGAGCGGTGGCCGGACGACACGCTGCGCCCCGCGCTGGAGGACCTGCTCGGTGCCGGTGCGGTCATCCACGCCCTCGGCGCCGCCGCGCTCTCGCCGGAGGCCGCGACGGCCGCGCGCGCCTTCGAATCGTGCCCGGATGTGCTAGCGACCATTATGGACAGTGTCTCCGGTCGCGAGCTGATCGCGAGCGGCTTCCCCGACGACGTCGCGATCGCGCTGGAACTCGACGCCTCGCACGCGGTGCCGGTGTTGCGCGACGGCGCGTTCAGCGCAGCAGCCCGCGGATCGGGTGTGGACTGA
- the def gene encoding peptide deformylase, protein MTIRPVRLFGDPVLTTIADPVTEFDKELRTLVRDLTETLRDQRGSGLAGPQVGVPLRVFVFDVDGVRGHLVNPVLEFPDDEEQLGPEGCLSIPGLYYDTRRRLHTIARGVDEHGRPAQVVGTEELARCLQHETDHLDGVLFLDRLDPATRRTAMRDIRVRLSPHPIRGLLR, encoded by the coding sequence GTGACGATCCGGCCGGTGCGGCTCTTCGGCGACCCCGTGTTGACCACCATCGCCGACCCGGTGACCGAGTTCGACAAGGAGCTACGCACCCTGGTGCGCGACTTGACCGAGACGCTGCGCGACCAGCGGGGCTCCGGGCTCGCCGGGCCACAGGTGGGCGTGCCGCTGCGGGTGTTCGTGTTCGACGTCGACGGCGTGCGCGGCCACCTGGTCAACCCGGTGCTCGAGTTCCCCGACGACGAGGAGCAACTCGGACCGGAGGGCTGCCTGTCGATTCCGGGGCTCTACTACGACACGCGGCGGCGACTGCACACGATCGCGCGCGGTGTCGACGAGCACGGGCGGCCGGCGCAGGTGGTCGGCACCGAGGAACTGGCCCGCTGCCTGCAACACGAGACCGACCATCTCGACGGCGTGCTGTTCCTCGACCGGCTCGACCCGGCCACCCGGCGCACGGCGATGCGCGACATCCGGGTGCGGCTCAGTCCACACCCGATCCGCGGGCTGCTGCGCTGA
- a CDS encoding winged helix-turn-helix domain-containing protein: MIGQETEMALRHPLRVALLDLLAGVDSVTANEAARRLGESSGACSFHLRQLERYGYVEPVAGAHGRARPWRLRPTAATPPDFGPLARELEDEGYHRWLARRGTAPERWQRDEAFSEVLHLTPAELATVAAEIRAVLAPYARRKPPRGSGPVGVVARVFPLLPETDA, from the coding sequence GTGATCGGGCAAGAGACGGAGATGGCATTGCGGCACCCGCTTCGGGTGGCGCTGCTCGACCTGCTCGCCGGTGTCGACTCGGTGACCGCCAACGAGGCCGCCCGCCGGCTGGGGGAGAGCTCCGGGGCGTGCTCGTTCCACTTGCGGCAGTTGGAGCGCTACGGCTACGTCGAGCCGGTCGCCGGCGCGCACGGCCGGGCCCGGCCCTGGCGGCTGCGCCCCACCGCGGCGACGCCACCCGACTTCGGGCCGTTGGCCCGGGAGCTGGAAGACGAGGGCTACCACCGCTGGCTGGCCAGGCGTGGCACCGCACCGGAGCGCTGGCAGCGCGACGAGGCGTTCAGCGAGGTGCTGCACCTGACGCCGGCCGAGCTGGCGACGGTGGCGGCCGAGATCCGCGCGGTGCTGGCGCCCTACGCCCGGCGCAAGCCGCCGCGCGGCAGCGGGCCGGTCGGCGTGGTCGCCCGCGTCTTCCCCCTGCTTCCCGAGACCGACGCCTGA
- a CDS encoding NUDIX domain-containing protein — protein MTFDLAAHIAGLARVRAAAGVLFRDPDGRVLLAKPTYKPGWEVPGGAAEADESPLTAARREIREELGVAFPVGRLLAVDWVAAAPPWDGGLMFLFDGGTLDEAALARIVLPADELSSYALVAPSELAGRLKPRLARRVLAALEADGPLYLEDGYAPTPPRSR, from the coding sequence ATGACCTTCGACCTGGCGGCACACATCGCCGGACTGGCCCGGGTGCGGGCCGCCGCGGGCGTGCTGTTCCGCGACCCTGACGGCCGGGTGCTCCTGGCCAAGCCGACCTATAAGCCGGGGTGGGAGGTGCCGGGCGGCGCTGCCGAGGCCGACGAGTCGCCGCTGACCGCCGCCCGCCGGGAGATCCGCGAGGAGTTGGGTGTCGCGTTCCCGGTGGGGCGGTTGTTGGCGGTCGACTGGGTCGCCGCGGCGCCGCCCTGGGACGGCGGGCTGATGTTCCTCTTCGACGGCGGCACCCTCGACGAGGCCGCCCTGGCGCGGATCGTCCTGCCCGCCGACGAGTTGTCTTCCTACGCGCTGGTCGCGCCTTCCGAGCTCGCCGGGCGACTCAAGCCGCGGCTGGCCCGCCGTGTCCTGGCGGCGCTGGAGGCCGACGGACCTTTGTACCTCGAGGACGGCTACGCGCCGACTCCGCCTAGATCTAGGTAA
- a CDS encoding SMP-30/gluconolactonase/LRE family protein has protein sequence MSELRTLVSGIAMGESPRWRDGQLYFCDWGAGQIVRAGLDGTSTVLAEVDDLPICIDWLPDGRLLAVSGQKGQLIEIGDGGTVRQHAVLGDGRWNEIAVDRHGNVFVNDIGFDFPGGEFRPGRICVLTPGADAPREVADGLAFPNGTAVRGDTLIVAESYAGRLTAFDIAADGGLSNRREFAAVEGSAPDGICVDAEGAVWFADVPNQRCVRVAEGGEILAIVDADRGCFSCALGGPDDRTLFITANRWGEGAANDGVVYATRV, from the coding sequence ATGTCCGAGCTTCGTACGCTGGTGTCCGGTATCGCGATGGGCGAGTCACCCCGGTGGCGCGACGGCCAGCTGTATTTCTGTGACTGGGGTGCTGGCCAGATCGTCCGGGCCGGCCTCGACGGCACCAGCACCGTGCTGGCCGAGGTCGACGACCTGCCGATCTGCATCGACTGGCTGCCCGACGGCCGGCTGCTCGCCGTGTCCGGCCAGAAGGGGCAGCTGATCGAAATCGGCGACGGCGGCACGGTGCGGCAGCACGCCGTGCTCGGCGACGGCCGGTGGAACGAGATCGCCGTTGACCGGCACGGCAACGTGTTCGTCAACGACATCGGCTTCGACTTCCCGGGCGGCGAGTTCCGGCCGGGCCGGATCTGCGTGCTCACGCCGGGTGCCGACGCCCCGCGGGAGGTCGCCGACGGGCTCGCGTTCCCCAACGGGACCGCCGTGCGTGGCGACACGCTCATCGTGGCCGAGTCCTACGCCGGCCGGCTGACCGCGTTCGACATCGCGGCCGACGGCGGGCTGAGCAACCGGCGGGAGTTCGCCGCCGTCGAGGGCTCGGCGCCCGACGGCATCTGTGTCGACGCCGAGGGCGCGGTCTGGTTCGCCGACGTGCCCAACCAGCGCTGCGTCCGGGTCGCCGAGGGCGGCGAGATCCTGGCCATCGTCGACGCCGACCGGGGCTGTTTCTCCTGTGCCCTGGGCGGCCCCGACGACCGCACCTTGTTCATCACCGCCAACCGGTGGGGCGAGGGAGCCGCCAACGACGGCGTGGTCTACGCGACGCGGGTCTAG